A genomic segment from Anaeromyxobacter sp. encodes:
- a CDS encoding SRPBCC family protein, whose product MAAVTQEIVFDRSPEQVFAVLVDYTRYAEFVPGIKSCRVLPGQGDRSVEYELDLGIKRVKYVLRHVETRPLRITWSLVSGDMMKVSNGSWELTPEGATTRGRYTVDIQISKPPLIPQAIIDKVSDELTRVQLPKTLEAFKARVERGPK is encoded by the coding sequence ATGGCCGCGGTGACCCAGGAGATCGTCTTCGACCGCTCGCCCGAGCAGGTCTTCGCCGTGCTGGTCGACTACACCCGCTACGCGGAGTTCGTGCCCGGCATCAAGTCCTGCCGGGTCCTGCCCGGCCAGGGCGACCGGAGCGTGGAGTACGAGCTCGACCTCGGCATCAAGCGGGTCAAGTACGTGCTGCGCCACGTGGAGACCCGCCCGCTGCGGATCACCTGGTCGCTGGTGTCGGGCGACATGATGAAGGTCTCCAACGGCTCCTGGGAGCTCACGCCAGAGGGGGCCACCACGCGCGGCCGGTACACGGTGGACATCCAGATCTCCAAGCCGCCGCTCATCCCCCAGGCGATCATCGACAAGGTGTCCGACGAGCTGACCCGCGTGCAGTTGCCGAAGACGCTGGAGGCCTTCAAGGCGCGGGTGGAGCGCGGGCCGAAGTAG
- a CDS encoding acyl-CoA thioesterase, whose translation MVTTQVRVIYGDTDQMGVVYYANYLRYFEAGRNEFIRAKGLRYRDFEEAFGLRLPVAEAAVSYRVPARYDDLLEVQVSLAGVRRASARFEYRLVRDGTLLATGHTVHACVDLEGRVQRLPAPLLARLSAGEVAPAAAPP comes from the coding sequence ATGGTCACCACCCAGGTCCGGGTCATCTACGGCGACACGGACCAGATGGGGGTGGTCTACTACGCCAACTACCTGCGCTACTTCGAGGCCGGGCGGAACGAGTTCATCCGGGCCAAGGGGCTGCGCTACCGCGACTTCGAGGAGGCCTTCGGGCTGCGCCTGCCGGTGGCCGAGGCCGCGGTGAGCTACCGGGTGCCGGCGCGCTACGACGACCTGCTCGAGGTGCAGGTCTCGCTGGCCGGGGTGCGCCGCGCCTCGGCCCGCTTCGAGTACCGCCTGGTGCGCGACGGCACGCTGCTGGCCACCGGCCACACCGTGCACGCCTGCGTGGACCTGGAGGGGCGGGTGCAGCGCCTGCCCGCGCCGCTGCTGGCGCGGCTGTCGGCGGGCGAGGTGGCGCCGGCCGCGGCGCCGCCCTAG